In Chiloscyllium plagiosum isolate BGI_BamShark_2017 chromosome 50, ASM401019v2, whole genome shotgun sequence, the DNA window ATGTCTCAGTGTGTACATTTATTAACCAGCTGAGGTGACACAACATGTACGGATGCTTTTGAGACAGAAGTCGTTGATACAGTTTTTATTAATAAAGATACATCTTTCAAAATAAAGAGGGTCATTGTTGATGTGCTTATACCATACTGTTTGGTGTCCAGTCTAGGCACCACACGTTGGCATTCTTCATAACGATCTTGAGAGGAGAAGGGTGAGATTTACTGGGAATGTCGAGAGGCTTTGTTTCATGTGGACGGATTGGAAGAGTCTGGGATGAGAATTCCCTGAAGCAATGTCGAGGCGGGATGTGTCTGCATGTGAGTATGGTCCGTACAGAGAAGAGAGAGACCTCGCATTTTCCCTTTGATCTTGGACCAAGCTTGTGCTGTGGATTTGAAGAAATGGGAGAACGTTTTTCAGGTATTAAGTTAACAATGTGTTCACCTAGAAGGTGTATATCTTTGGTGATGACTGCCTGAAAGGAGGTAAAGAGTAGAAATATAACAACATCGaaaggagaaaaacaaaacaacaaaaactgCCGACGTTGGAAATCTGCAAGCGAAAccggaattgctggagaaatgcagcggGTTTGCAAGCAgacgtggagagaaagcaaagttgacctttcagatccagtgacctttaTTCAGATCTCATTCAAAACATTTACAATGTGGTTAAGTCAACACGTGAAGTGCCATGATGTACACGACTACAGGATATGTGATGGAGAGTTAGAGAGGAGAAGATAGAGGCTTGAAgattagcacagacacaatgggtcaagtGGCCTCTTTGCTTATTGTAAAATACTGACTCTACAAGAACAGCAAAGTGAATGAAATTACTGGCAGGGTGTTGTTCAGGAGCAAATCATTCTACAGTATGTCATTAACAGAGAAAAGGGCTAGTTAGTGTAATGCATGTAACTACAGCAAGAGAACAGTAAAGGAATAATTTAGCAGACGAGtataaaagaagaaaaagtaaaagctgggttagagaaaggagttctATATAATTGTgagctaattattctctgttagacttaaaagTAAAGGTGTTAGTTTTTACTTAAAATATTGAGTCTAAGGACAGTTCTCTGCCTCTCGAATTTTAGCAgattgcaggtttaaattagcaggggcTGGTGGGCCGGTGGGCGGGGGTGGGGTATTTAATTCGTGTCGTAACAATTTGAGGGCTTTCATCCGAGATTGGAACTGGTTTAGAAAGATTTACATAGATTAGCGGGTACGAAAAATCACAGCAAATTTAAACTTTTGCAGGTTAGTGtcttagatctttaaataaaacgtaggtgagacaatttgtttaatttcggtgacatGTGGTTGAttcaattaaaagtgagagaaatggctcgtaaaattgctaaagaggttctggagtttgaagatgatttcaactttgccaagaaagtttagaaggaaagaaaacaggccatacatttagaattagcaaagaatgTGGGTTTGGGTTTAGcgaaggacaaaagtaaagcggAATTTTTAAGGCAGTGATCAAACATAcaagtgtgtcagagaaacaggcaagtgCAGTAGAGATAGAAAAATTTCGAAAACAATTGAAGAAGATGGAGTTACTAGATAaacagagaggaaagagagagagagaaggttcctAGCTGAGcgaagaaagagaaaagagaggagagagaagcgAAGAGAAGGGTagggaggagaggagagagaggagacacgaaaggcagagaggagaggagaggagagaaacagaaagagagaaaaggttcTAAGCTCAGTAAAAAGAGCGAATTTGatcttgagaagttgcgacttagtcagtaaagtcaagttaacaagatggagattaaaagagaagtgtgtgtgtgtgcacgtgtgtgtgtgtgtttgtgtctgtgtgtgtgtaaactCTGCCACATTTCGATGAGAAACATTTTGAGGCCTTCTGTAttgcatttgaaaaattggctatgcagatggagtggtccgaggatttatgtgtaatgctagttcagacaaaACTGGTAGCCAGAACTAATGAGGTATTTGTCGCAttttcagatgaggtgtcaacagATTGCGAAAAAAAAATAGACTCTTTTAAGTGCTTAAGAATTGGCACTGGAAGCATATAGACAACGTTTCAGAGACACAAATAAGAAACCAGATCTAAcatatgttgagttcgaaagaattaaacagtcaatcagtcattttgatagatgggtgcatgcTTTAAAAATGGATGCCTGAGGCTCTacaagagattattctgctggaggagtttaaaaactcacttccaagGATGGTAGGAATTTACGTGGAGGAACAgcaagttcaggaagtgagaagggcagcagaattaacagatgaatgcatgtttCTGCATAAGACAATCTTTCAGTCAGAATGTTGCCCTGTAAGGGACAAACGTTGGGAAAAAGGGAGGTCCTACAACATGAaacagtgggacacagaaaattagattgccggtggtttcagaaggacactgggaaaatgtgtcTTTACTGCCATaaggtgggacacgtaaagtcataGTGCAGGTCATTTAAAAAAGGCAATGTGGGAAAGATGCGGTCAAAGATGCTAAGCCAGTGGCCTTAACGAAGGTAGTAACGTAGACTGCAAGAAGAGCCGAGCCAATGCAGgacagtgcacagcctaggcaggagCTGGGCATGGATTTAGTACCTGGTCTGTACAAAGAATttacctctgtgggtaaagttttctCAGAAAGAACGGGGGAGAAGAACAAGgcgttataattttgagagatacagaacCTAAcaagtcgctgatagtaaggaatgagcgaatatgcactatTTCTGATGTGTTACCCAAGAATATGGTAATTTTGGGGATAGATGGACAAAGATTTtacattcccctatgtaagatcaggttggaatcCCACTTCAAGACTGGGGAATATACAGTGtgtgtgattgacagagtgtcagtttgtTCTTGAGAATGATATGGTAGGATCCAAGTTAGGAGTGATActtcttgttgtggagaagcccaaagaagaccaagaaactgaggagctaAAAAATAAATAtcttggtattttcccagactatgtagtaaccagatcccactatcattaGTAATAGTACGaagctaaaactaaaagaaaCGTTGAAAGAGATGAGGTTCAGTTCACGGACTcactgtttgatgtaatggtgcaagAAAAATCTAAACAGGCAGAgcgtcaggcagaagtgttttgTCCTGAAAGGCTAGGAgatttgcaacagcaagacaagatgataaattGTATATTGccctggaatgcacaaagatgtggttaacctttgctggacatgtcatacatgctAAATGGTAGTTAAGCCACAGGTGGTAGTAAAACAAGCAGCTTTGTTGCCAAATCTTGCATTTGATGAACCTTTCatgcgggttataattgattgagTAGGATTCTTCCCGAGAACTAAAAATGGGAAAAGgaacttgttaaccataatggatatgtctaccagatttctggagggaATTCCATTACAGAGTCTCAAGGCAataaagggtagtagaggagttagtaacTGTCTACACAAAGTATGGcatacccagagagattcagtcggatcAAAAGTCAAATTTTACTGCGAAGTTGTTTTGGGAGGTTATGGATAGTGTAGgtatacagcattttaaatccaCTGCGTACCATCCTGAAAGTTGGCATCAGACCTTGAGGACCATGTTGAGAGTATATTATCAGGGTTATCCAAAAGTTTGGGATAACGGTATCCCAAATGTACTGTTTGCCATGAGATATGCTCCAAACGAATCTATTCAGTTCACtctctttgagttaatattcggacatgaagtgggaggccctttgaaattaaataattaaaaattgtcaggaccaaaattggagatctcactcttagattatgtatcagaggtgagggagcaattaaattgagtaggtgagttaaCTAAATAGCACCTAAAGAgagcacagtatagaatgaagcaggtggccgGAAAAATCTCAGAGACTTGGACGTTTTCCGTAGGGGATGATGTGTTCGTACTGTTATCAGTGTCAGGAGAGCCCttaaaaaaacagagttaatggtccctatcaaattgcgAAAACATTGAGTCAGGTAaaatatctagtaaagatgccagatacaATAAAATCAGTATCGGTTATGTCATACGTGCATCTTGAAACCGTACTAGTTGAGAGAGAAAGAActagagaaacaggtgttagttactgccccacaaagtgaggaatcaaatccaggtgatgtggattttgatgttcCTCAAAATaggtttaaaaatgaaaatgtccTGGGGGAGAGTGATAGGTTCGTCAGCTACCAGTCTCAAGAGCATAGAACTACAGTATAAGGAAATAtttaagaatcagatggggaggaataATGCTATTGTACgtgaagtagacatagggaatactgctccgataaaacaacaccactattgtcttaatcctttcaaagccagacaggtctaGAAGGACGTCGAGGCCATGCTCGACAAGCatatcattgaaccaagccagagaCAGTGGAGTTCACCGATCGTCTTAGATCCCAATCCGGATCAATAGGACAacactgttacaaaatcagactcagaCCAAATTTCTAGATTGGCAGACTATATCGAGAAAGTCAGTCAACCCAGTTGCCTCACCAAGTTGGaattaatgcgtggttactgttTGGTACCTATATCAAAGACGGCAAGGAATATTTCTGCGTTTGAAACCCCAAATGGGTTATATCAagttaaagtgatgccctttagaatgaagaacgcacccgccATATTGGAAAGTCTCATTCAgtgttgtggctgggttaacaaaaaGTGCAGTTCATTTGAACGATGCAGTGATTGATAGTAAGTCCtgaaaagatcacatggtacagttagcAGAGTTatttgaatgactacgagaagcaaattGAATTTGCAAAAGTAGTGGGAGCATTCTTGGTACAtgacatcggtcatggaaggtttaCTTCAcggaatgcaaagacaaaggccatcaaggaatttccataaCCAACGTCAAAGAAAGAGGTGTTTCGATTCCTGGAACTCCTGTTCCAAACTTCAGTTGTGTTATGACACCGATAACGGGTTTGCTGAAGAAAAACTCGAAGTTTCAGTGGTTAGAACAATGCCAGCAGACATTCAACCATTCAAATCAATACTAGCCGCCAAACCATAACATGCAGTTTAGTTACACCAATCTTTCCAAAAACTTTAAAGTCgtcatcgatgctagtgacataggagttgcaacaggttctagattagagtggtgctggaaaagcacagcagttcaggcagcatccgaggagcaggaaaaagcccttaatcaggaatagaggcagaatgcttgcagggtggagagatatttagctctccaccctgcaggtactctgcctctattcccgatgaagggcttttgccagaaacgtcgattttcatgctcctcggatgctgcctgaactgctgtgcttttccagcaccactctaatctaaaatctggtttccagcatctgcagtcattgtttttacctagctgcaTTGCTCAGGAAGTTGAGGATGGAGTTGAGCTGCCAGTTGTATACTTTTCGAGGaagctcaacatccaccagaggaaatgctCCACGATTGAAAAGGAAATATTGAGTGTGCTACTGGCCTAACAACATTTTATTGTGTATTCACGATcaaggtgtcggagatggttgtgtgcAGGGAACACATTTCTTGCATCCTAAAGACGTTTTCTGACATGAATATGAGACTATTGAATTGCAGTGTGatattacagacttttaattttaaaattgctcaTGTACCTGGTCTTAAAAATGCAATCGCAGATGTGTTATTGTGGATTTAACTGAAAGTGTTttgatgagatttgtatttatccaaagtttttttatatataggtgagataaagaaattgtaaatagtttttagttcaatattctctgttagactttaaaaaaaaacttattagtTTTTACTTCAACTCGTGAGTTTTGGGGCAAtttttgcctctcgaattttaacagattacaacaagcgttaaatcatttctgtgtttcaGGTTTAAATTAGCGGGGTGGGTGAAGTCGTTTACCCAGTGTCGTAGCAATATATCCATTTTAATATGCTTGTTAACTTTGTAACAATTCACATTGGTTATTACCGCAGGTTATAAATTTAATGTGCTAGTAATCATTGTTCTTATTATATTCAATTCTTTCATACAGTGCAATGCTTTTCACATAGTCCACTTGATCGTCAGCCAGGCATTTCTCAAGGTCTTGCACGCAAGAGGGATGGCGCAGGAAAAAGTTCATCCAAGGAGATTTGGATGATTGACTGAAATGCAAAGCCTGATGATTTAAGAATGCTTTTGTGActgaaatactgtgtccagtgGAGTTCTGCAGTGGTCTGTTTTTGGATTCTTGTCATTTGTGGTATATAGAAATGCATAATAAAGATGGGACCGTGGGAGGTCGAGGATCAGGGGAACCATGGTGTGCATGCCCAACAGTCCATTAAGGTATTCCGATAGAGgaataaaatgtttgaaaaggcatatgggatgctgtTTTATTAGccgaggcacagaatttataagattatagttggagtattttgtgcaattctggaatcaaGAACTTAGATAAGATAGAAATGAAGGAATGTTTGCCCTTGTTGAATGGATAAGTAACCGAGATTGGGTGAGGCACAGATTGATAGTCAGATTCAGGTGGTTTCGAGGAGATGAAAGAATACCTTTTCTTCACCCAAAGTAGATGGAACTCGCAGCGTTTAAggctggtagaggcagaaaccaccATGAAGAAGTATTTCGATGTGCACTCGCGATGCCAAGGCATTCAAGACTAtggcaaaagcgaggactgcagatgctggaaaccagagtttagaatagagtggtgttggaaaagcacagcaggtctggcagcatccgaggagcaggaaaattgacgtttcgggcaaaaagcctgCTCTGCAATGCTCACATCCGATGAAACAATAGATATTCATGTACAATTTCGGATGTAATCAGGCTTTATTTGTGTAGGATTCCTAAATCACAGAGGTGTCAAACTCGAGAGGTAGAACCCAGGACAACACAAAGGGTAAACAGTGAAAGCATACGCAATAGACAGGACTAAGCAATTTAACAACAAATTGATCTGATCTGAGCTCTGCAACCCACTACATCTGGCCATGAagagtagtggacaattaaatgaCGTTTTGCAGGAGCCTCCACATGTATCATCCTCCTCAATGATGAGGGAACCTGCATACCAGTGCTACAGGCGAGGTTGAAGTGTTTGGATATTTCCTGCGCTTTCATTACTTTAATTAAATTATTTCAGTTCCATTCTTCGCTGGAAAACTGCCACCTCCTTTCCAAATATTGGTGggaatttcaaatttgaaagaaaGCAATTGATGATTTAGCGCCAATTTCCTTGCCCACCCTCCTTATCCACGTTCATAACTGCAGCTGAGGGACAACAAGTGGAGATAAATGTTACCGAGAATTTCTAATCTCCTCCATGCATGAAGGCCATACTTCAATTATTTTCTGTGAtcacagttaaaaatctcaatttGTAATTTCACTGCTGCTTGCCGAAGATTGACTATAATTAATGTCACACAAATGCATCAGTTAGTCGCTCGGCACTTTTTCTCGGGCAGATTCAGTTTCATCAAATTACAGCTGTATTAAGCCAGTGTAGCAACAGCAAGACATGGGCTTGTAACAACGAAATGATGATCGCATAGCGCTTCCCGCTCTCTCTGGAGGGTTTAGTGGCTCTGAGAAaagctggtctctctctctctctctctctctcgaggtGAATGTGCAGGACCGACCATGCTCCGTTTAGGCGCGCTCCCCGCGGATCCGGCGGGCCAGCTGGATGTCTTTGGGCATGATGGTGACCCGCTTGGCGTGGATGGCGCACAGGTTGGTGTCCTCAAACAGCCCGACAAGGTAAGCCTCGCTGGCCTCCTGCAAAGCCATCATCGCCGAACTCTGGAAGCGCAGGTCGGTCTTGAAGTCCTGAGCGATCTCTCGCACCAGGCGCTGGAAGGGCAGTTTGCGGATCAGCAGCTCCGTGGATTTCTGGTAGCAGCGGATCTCCTGCAGAGCCACCTGTACCGGGCCTGTACCGATGAGGCTTCTTCACTCCGCCCGTGGCCGGAGCACTTTTGTGGGCCACTTTGCTCACCAGCTGCTTGCGGGGAGCTTCCCTCCGGTGGGTTTGCGCGCTGTCTGCTTGGTTCTGGCCATTCTCTTCAACTATCTAtaacacacacacgcgcgcgcgcacacacacgcacacaggctGCTACTGTCAATGCTGAGGCTGCTGCGGTGCTGCCTGTTTCAGGGGAATGGAGAGCGAACTGGAGCTGGGATTGGATACAGCCCTGTCCCTCAACCCACAGAGAAACAGCTCCGAAAGGTACAGAGAAGGCAGAAAAAGAATTGTTTGAGTCTGATTGGTTCACTGGAAATGGCAGTTGGTTGATTTCATGATATCCGCCGAATGCACTGTCACAAACCCTGAGattaaattaaacattgaaaCACAAATCACCATCTGTCTTCAACTAAGATAAAAGTTTAGACTTTATAGTCATTACTTAAAACCTAGTTCACAGTCAGTGTGGACCGGAGGCGGGATCATTGTCTGATCGGTCTGTAACAGGCAGGAGGAAAGCACGGGGTTAAAACAGCCCAGACAAACTGAACAACCGAACGTGTGCCCTCCGTGAATCAACCTAAACAAATCCGCCGAGTTAAACCTATTGAAAGTGAACCGCGATGAAATTACAGAGCCTTACTGTATCGATATATTTTATTTCACTCAGATTAGAATCACCTGGAACACACCTTAATTGCTGCCTCAAAGGTCTGTAACAGGTACATGGAAAGGGCAGGCTGTGAAAAATTCCACAGGGTCACAGCATCAAAACTCATGAAAGTATCATTTCTGTAAGAGTAAATGAAATACAAAGACTGAATATGTAACATCAGCGTCTGGGTAGAATGACAAATGACACGTTAAACAACCGGTTACGGTACACAATCCCCTGGTGGTATGTTCCCTTCCCTTCTTCAGGTCTGCGCTCTCTATTGGAGGGTTTGGTTGGCTCTGAAAAGAGCATTTGGGTTCGCTGGAAAAGGATCGCTTTATCCTCGGCCGCCGAATCCATAGAGGGTGCGGTTTTGGTGATTCAGagtatacaccacatccatggtGGCGACCGTCTTGCGCTTGGCGTGCTCAGTGTAGGTGACCGCATCCCTGATCACATTCTCCAGCAAAACCTTCAGCACCCCGCGGGTCTCCTCGTAGATCAAGCCCGAGATGCATTTGACCCCGCCACGGCGAGCCAGGCGGATGGCTGGTTTCGTGATGCCCTGGATGTTATCACGGAGCACTTTGCGGTGCCGTTTCGCTCCACCTTTTCCCAGGCCTTTTCCTCCTTTGCATCTTCCAGACATCACGCTTCTTCACTCCAATTACCGCCGAATGAGAGCCGAGCTGCCTCCCCTTCCTTTTATATACAGGCCGACCGGACCTGACTGAGAAAGAGCTGACAGAGAGTGAGTAGCGGGTCCTGAGAGGAAACTGAGTGACagaaagagcagggaaatggcttTGTTCATCCAGCTCCGCCTCCAGCTCACACCAGCCCCAACTGTATCTTAGACTGAACCTTTTCTCCCCAAAGCTCACTGTTCCTGACGAGAGGAGCGCATGCGTGAGGCCCTTCCCCAGCGCTGCCATTGAGgagcatttactcagtgagtgcaagCTGTTTGCTTGAAACAGACcgcaatggagagatcagcgcccagggaagcgagggaacagcaggctccttccagcagcaTATCGAGATGTGAGCCTGGGGCACTGAGGATACTCCGAGACCGGAATTGAGTCAgggtgagttcagggagaaccAGGGGCTCTTTGTAAGAGGCCGAGCAGAGCAGGACCTGGTCCCAGAGCTTGCAGTGCTGGGCTGTGGGGAAAGGCAGAGGCCTTtctcgggctgtgtgtgggcctgctgTGGGAGACAGAGTGCGAACAAGCTGCTATGGATCATTATTGTGGTTTTTAATCGCCGAAACCCCGATGGAAATTCCTTGTTTATTGTGTGTTCCACGCTGTTTTTTTGGCAAGGTGCAATGCATTTGGAAAACGTGGTAGTCCCTTAAAGGATGCACATTTGCATCACGAGATTAGAAATTTCCAGTAAAGCATTTGTAATAGCGTTTGTTATTCTCTTTAACAGTTAGCTTATTCGGAGCTGGATATTAAACTGTGTGTGTACTTCCGATGCTTTGATTCACCCCATTGATGGAGCAGTTGTATTGTTGCTCAGTTCAAGGATTTTACTCAATCGATAcagaattatatttaaaaaatcacCAAAGAGCAACGCATGGCAAAAATGGAATCTGATCCGTGGTTATTTTCGAATTTCTGGCTTGAAGGAAAAAAAGTCATCATGCTGACAACTGAATGTTACATTCTCCTCCATATTGGGGATACCGGACTCTTATTTGTGGATCAGTTCAGTAAACATAACTGGGACACACGCACGAACCAACCcgaccaccccatggctgaaaactttaactccccctcccactccaccaaaggtATGCAGATCCTGGTCCTCCTCTGCTGCCAAGTCTtaccacccgaagcctggaggaacaTCTCCTCAACTTCCTCCTTCGGattctccaaccacatgggatcaatgtggatttcaccagtttcctcattttccctctccccaccttatccgagatccaaacttccaactcagcaccgatCATTTcacctgtcttacctgtccatctttcttcccacctatcttctCCACTATCCTCTCCAAAGTATCACCCTCACATTCAATttcatcacattctcagctaGCCTACCCCCAGCTCAccacctccatttatctctctgtcCCCTTgagccaccccctcattcctgatttatgatcgaaacatcaattctcctgctccttggatgcttcctgaccggctgtgtttttatATCACCACAatcttcgactctaatctcccacatctgcttCGCTCAAATTCTCCCTGTGACATTGATCAGTTCAATTCTGTCAAATTCACTAAtgttgatttaaaaaagacatatttcttctgtcttcctccaggcaaATACTTGGAGGACCTAGACAATATAATATTCCCTCGGTAGAGAGCCAAGTGTGACCGGCTTCTTCGAACAAAGAGCAGGTATGTTACCGTTGTCAGAgcagaaaacatcctttc includes these proteins:
- the LOC122544512 gene encoding histone H4 type VIII-like is translated as MSGRCKGGKGLGKGGAKRHRKVLRDNIQGITKPAIRLARRGGVKCISGLIYEETRGVLKVLLENVIRDAVTYTEHAKRKTVATMDVVYTLNHQNRTLYGFGGRG